A genomic region of Melanotaenia boesemani isolate fMelBoe1 chromosome 13, fMelBoe1.pri, whole genome shotgun sequence contains the following coding sequences:
- the slc6a8 gene encoding sodium- and chloride-dependent creatine transporter 1: protein MEKQALPASSCSLVLLEETRKNPLLLSKGGGPFPPAAANGGLVPLTSVSGGGVAGGGGAGQDKMVGVINGAGPGYQERETWTRQMDFIMSCVGFAVGLGNVWRFPYLCYKNGGGVFLIPYLLIVFVGGIPIFFLEIALGQFMKAGSINVWNIAPLFKGLGYASMVIVFFCNTYYIMVLAWGFYYLIKSFSSTLPWSSCDNEWNTVSCIEIFHHQDCKNASFANATVGSGNMTCADLADARSPIIEFWENKVLNISSGLDEAGRINWELMLCLMAVWVLVYFCVWKGVKSTGKIVYFTATFPYVVLIILLVRGVTLPGAYDGIMYYIKPDWSKLEEAQVWIDAGTQIFFSYAIGLGALTALGSYNRFNNDCYKDAFVLALINSGTSFFAGFVVFSILGFMAAEQGVDISQVAESGPGLAFIAYPKAVSLMPVAPLWAALFFFMLLLLGLDSQFVGVEGFVTGILDLFPGKYYHRYKREIAVAICCSLCFIIDLSMVTQGGMYVFQLFDYYSASGMTLLWQAFWECIVVAWVYGADRFMDDVARMIGYRPFPWMKWCWSFITPCVCMGIFLFHLINYKPLTYNNVYVYPWWGEVIGWCLALSSMLCIPVSLLYKLFRAKGSFRERWAHLTTPVWGAHHLEYMAPDIKSLTSLSPSTDDNKVIIFESVM, encoded by the exons ATGGAGAAGCAGGCTCTACCCGCCTCCTCCTGCTCTCTGGTTCTCCTGGAGGAGACCAGGAAGAACCCCCTCCTCCTGTCTAAAGGAGGCGGCCCTTTCCCGCCAGCAGCCGCCAACGGCGGCCTCGTCCCACTGACGTCCGTGTCCGGTGGCGGCGTGGCAGGCGGTGGcggtgctggacaggacaagatgGTGGGCGTGATCAACGGAGCGGGGCCAGGATACCAGGAGCGTGAGACGTGGACCCGGCAGATGGACTTCATCATGTCCTGCGTGGGCTTCGCCGTCGGGCTTGGGAACGTCTGGAGGTTTCCTTACCTGTGCTACAAGAACGGTGGAG GTGTCTTCCTGATCCCGTACCTGCTGATTGTGTTTGTCGGAGGAATTCCCATCTTCTTCCTGGAGATCGCGCTGGGCCAGTTCATGAAGGCCGGCAGCATCAATGTGTGGAACATCGCGCCGCTCTTTAAAG GTCTGGGTTACGCCTCCATGGTCATTGTCTTCTTCTGCAACACCTACTACATCATGGTCCTGGCCTGGGGGTTCTACTACCTGATCAAGTCCTTCAGCTCCACGCTGCCGTGGTCCTCCTGCGACAACGAGTGGAACACGGTCAGCTGCATCGAGATCTTCCACCACCAGGACTGCAAGAACGCCAGCTTCGCCAACGCCACCGTAGGCAGCGGCAACATGACCTGCGCCGATCTGGCCGACGCCCGCTCGCCCATCATCGAGTTCTGGGA aaacaaagtgctgaacatctCATCTGGTCTGGATGAAGCCGGACGCATAAACTGGGAACTGATGTTGTGTCTGATGGCGGTCTGGGTTCTGGTTTACTTCTGCGTCTGGAAGGGAGTCAAATCCACCGGGAAG ATCGTCTACTTCACGGCCACATTCCCGTACGTGGTCCTCATCATCCTGCTGGTCCGAGGAGTCACTCTGCCTGGCGCGTATGATGGCATCATGTACTACATCAAACCAGACTGGTCCAAACTGGAGGAGGCTCAG GTGTGGATAGATGCTGGCACACAGATCTTCTTCTCCTACGCCATTGGCCTCGGAGCACTGACCGCTTTGGGGAGCTACAACCGCTTCAACAACGACTGCTACAA GGACGCCTTCGTCTTGGCTCTCATCAACAGTGGGACCAGTTTCTTTGCGGGTTTTGTGGTCTTTTCCATTCTGGGCTTCATGGCGGCTGAGCAGGGAGTCGACATTTCGCAGGTCGCCGAGTCAG GTCCGGGTCTGGCCTTCATCGCGTACCCGAAGGCCGTCAGTCTGATGCCCGTGGCCCCGCTGTGGGCGGCGCTGTTCTtcttcatgctgctgctgcttggaCTCGACAGTCAG ttcGTCGGGGTGGAGGGCTTCGTTACCGGGATCCTGGATCTCTTTCCTGGAAAGTATTACCATCGCTACAAGCGTGAGATTGCCGTGGCGATATGCTGCTCGCTGTGCTTCATCATTGACCTCTCCATGGTGACGCAG GGAGGGATGTACGTCTTCCAGCTCTTCGACTACTACTCGGCCAGTGGGATGACGCTGCTGTGGCAGGCGTTCTGGGAGTGCATCGTGGTTGCCTGGGTCTACG GTGCCGACCGCTTCATGGACGATGTGGCCCGGATGATTGGGTACCGGCCGTTCCCGTGGATGAAGTGGTGCTGGTCATTCATAACGCCGTGTGTCTGCATG GGCATCTTCCTGTTCCACCTGATCAACTACAAGCCGCTGACCTACAACAACGTGTACGTGTATCCGTGGTGGGGCGAGGTGATTGGCTGGTGTCTGGCTCTGTCCTCTATGCTCTGCATCCCCGTCAGCCTCCTCTACAAGCTCTTCCGAGCTAAGGGAAGCTTCCGAGAG CGCTGGGCCCACCTGACCACTCCGGTGTGGGGGGCCCATCATCTGGAGTACATGGCCCCCGACATCAAGTCGCTGACCTCTCTGTCACCCAGCACTGACGACAACAAGGTCATCATCTTCGAGAGCGTCATGTAG